A stretch of the Maridesulfovibrio zosterae DSM 11974 genome encodes the following:
- a CDS encoding phage tail tape measure protein, with translation MSKLEKLTFSVEVLTGRALTKLENVQKSLDSVTAKAKSAFRDVGYGKVSQSIKALVQPAMEFNSAMGDVKSLNVQDAAMDNLAKKSLINSVKYGESAKSFVLSAYQIQSSISGLKGSELANITNASQVLSISTKTDATAVNTYMGTMLSVFEKDAEAIGKIKFAEQVTGKTLAAVNMFRTSTKKMSSAFSVVGVAGQSAGVKVSEQLAVLGTLQKTLPGTDSGKKYKAFLDGIGSAQEKLGLKFTNSEGKLLPMVQIMDKLKSKFGETLSLAETDVLKKAFGSDDGAEVIKILMKDTGNLSAAITKLSGVTGMAQAKNTAMQRVDPFQRMVQGANALQIILGSLLAPAIDHLFNSIANVIEEIIEWAEAYPAAAKWISYAGVVVAGFIGILGALPIVTRLCANVMMGWSKIISLWTGVTKTAAFFTQAWRTAQLMFNAAFLANPIAVVVGGIVLGIAALIAFMPLITKLWDSFKESFGDTWWGKALIAVFDPVLSWLKKLGSVVNWVMEKLGFSPEIPISTKIDKAAQVPVHGSSTMTDSQLATSANSVALTAPPVKSLQHLKQLAVNGGGIKKDFVNISTQNNSNSTQNRGPVTQNFYGPHSNTNEQFALAVC, from the coding sequence TTGTCGAAATTAGAGAAGCTTACTTTTTCTGTAGAAGTATTGACGGGAAGAGCTCTCACTAAGCTGGAGAATGTTCAGAAATCTTTGGATTCTGTCACTGCTAAGGCGAAGTCCGCTTTTCGCGATGTTGGATATGGAAAGGTTTCACAGAGCATAAAGGCTTTAGTGCAACCTGCCATGGAGTTTAACAGTGCTATGGGTGATGTTAAGTCTCTGAACGTTCAAGACGCTGCAATGGATAATCTTGCTAAGAAGTCATTAATAAATAGCGTCAAATATGGCGAAAGCGCCAAATCATTTGTTTTATCAGCCTATCAGATTCAATCATCAATTTCCGGGCTTAAAGGAAGTGAATTGGCTAATATTACAAATGCCAGTCAAGTACTTAGTATCTCCACCAAAACAGATGCAACGGCAGTTAACACATATATGGGAACGATGTTAAGTGTTTTTGAGAAAGACGCTGAAGCAATAGGTAAAATCAAGTTTGCTGAACAGGTTACAGGTAAGACTTTAGCCGCTGTTAATATGTTCCGTACAAGCACTAAGAAAATGTCTTCGGCTTTTTCGGTCGTGGGAGTTGCTGGTCAATCCGCGGGGGTAAAGGTTTCAGAACAACTTGCTGTACTGGGTACTCTGCAGAAAACTCTGCCGGGAACTGATTCAGGTAAAAAATATAAAGCATTCCTTGATGGAATTGGTTCTGCCCAGGAAAAACTTGGACTTAAGTTCACAAATTCTGAAGGAAAATTGCTGCCGATGGTCCAGATCATGGACAAGTTAAAGAGCAAGTTCGGTGAGACACTAAGTCTTGCAGAGACAGATGTATTAAAAAAAGCATTTGGATCAGACGATGGCGCTGAAGTCATTAAGATTCTTATGAAAGACACAGGCAATCTTTCAGCAGCAATTACAAAGCTTTCCGGGGTAACCGGTATGGCCCAAGCTAAAAACACAGCTATGCAGCGTGTAGATCCGTTTCAACGAATGGTTCAAGGTGCAAACGCTCTCCAAATTATTTTAGGAAGTCTCCTGGCTCCGGCAATTGATCATCTTTTCAATTCTATCGCCAATGTTATCGAAGAAATTATTGAATGGGCAGAGGCATATCCAGCTGCTGCAAAATGGATCAGTTATGCTGGAGTGGTCGTGGCAGGATTTATCGGAATTCTAGGGGCTCTACCTATCGTCACCCGACTGTGTGCAAATGTAATGATGGGGTGGAGTAAAATTATCTCTTTGTGGACAGGAGTAACTAAGACTGCCGCTTTTTTTACACAAGCATGGCGTACAGCTCAATTGATGTTTAACGCGGCTTTTTTAGCAAATCCTATTGCTGTTGTTGTTGGTGGAATTGTCCTTGGCATCGCTGCTTTGATTGCTTTTATGCCACTTATCACCAAACTTTGGGATTCTTTTAAAGAATCTTTTGGTGATACATGGTGGGGCAAGGCTTTGATCGCCGTATTTGATCCTGTTTTGTCCTGGCTTAAAAAGTTAGGATCAGTCGTTAATTGGGTTATGGAGAAACTAGGCTTTTCCCCTGAAATACCAATATCTACAAAAATAGATAAGGCTGCACAGGTTCCTGTACATGGCTCCTCTACTATGACTGATAGTCAATTGGCTACCAGCGCAAATTCTGTAGCCCTTACTGCACCACCAGTGAAGTCCTTGCAGCACTTAAAACAGCTTGCAGTAAATGGCGGTGGTATCAAGAAGGATTTTGTCAATATTTCTACTCAGAATAATTCTAATTCTACTCAAAACCGTGGGCCTGTAACTCAGAACTTCTACGGCCCCCATTCAAATACCAATGAGCAATTTGCGCTGGCGGTGTGCTGA
- a CDS encoding toprim domain-containing protein → MTMNNRGSAVDIDEIVQALRSDSSLEFTETGNAFIKGKCPDCGKKELFISKEKPWQLKCNRLNKCGYEEATRNRYPEIFTNFSKKFPATEAEPNRTADAFLGLDRGFDLSRIRGWYEQQSLQLPGTNEFCSTIRFYIDAERTRYWERLIDKTKKDGRKAHFGGRRKKDESIYRGDAWTPPGQELKEGDKCFWVEGIFHSIALHHHNYRSFAAFSCSHFPVNFIEKHKGRGVKWILALDSDKAGTEAVHKHARKLRIMGEKYEVYLLPENQDWDDLHRAGKIDKKFMSGCLYRGKLMMAETVEECAYIKYGRFTSRKFVINFRNRLFSVKIDIGALTEDLQKVDAVIDSDDGFKCFLSHCDVIEICNRDPQCLYREVDDILDEQWYVFKINSPKGESEVVRFEGTNIASADAFHKALLNRTGGGIFNGSPADMRILTGRWLRNQLPVVRSIPFIGYDSNVEAYIYPSAAFHKGRAIELNEDKFFNLGKSFIRPGLKSIKISADGKFDSLWFDDFQMAFSWQGVALLAFWLGSLFVQQIRKEQKSFPFFEFTGDPGAGKSTVLEFLWKLVGREGYEGFDVMKATVAGRRRAFNQLSNLPVVIIESDRESGINDGKQRQFNFDECKPFYNGRGTGTLGVARRNNDVDESLFQASLIISQNAEVDGSEALLQRIVHCHADKAHHRAGTREVARKFERFTAEEVSGFLAAALKNEKNILATYFEAFDRIEGEFSKVLQNERIAKNHAQIAACGYTLKVLFPSITDQTIKSLQGYLRHRAVLREDRLAADHPLVEQFWETYRYLNSETGAGPEYALNHSAEPGLIAVNLNHFVQRCREKGQELPDMKSLKKLLPQSKKHELVDKGRAINSCLSNKTVRCWIFKSNSYL, encoded by the coding sequence ATGACTATGAATAATAGAGGTTCAGCAGTAGATATTGATGAAATTGTTCAGGCGTTGCGCAGCGATTCAAGTCTGGAGTTTACGGAAACAGGTAATGCCTTCATTAAGGGGAAATGCCCGGATTGTGGTAAAAAAGAGTTATTCATATCTAAAGAAAAGCCGTGGCAGCTCAAATGTAACAGGCTTAATAAATGCGGCTATGAAGAAGCCACCAGAAACAGGTATCCAGAAATATTCACCAATTTTTCAAAGAAATTTCCGGCAACTGAAGCAGAGCCGAATAGAACAGCTGATGCTTTTCTGGGGTTGGACCGAGGCTTTGATCTTTCCAGGATTCGTGGTTGGTATGAGCAGCAGTCTTTGCAATTGCCTGGAACGAACGAGTTTTGCAGTACGATACGATTTTATATTGATGCGGAGCGTACCCGTTACTGGGAGCGGCTTATTGACAAAACCAAAAAGGATGGCCGTAAGGCTCACTTTGGAGGTCGCCGAAAAAAAGATGAATCTATATACCGGGGAGACGCTTGGACTCCCCCCGGTCAGGAGCTGAAAGAAGGTGATAAATGCTTTTGGGTGGAAGGCATTTTTCACTCTATCGCGTTGCATCATCATAATTATAGATCTTTTGCTGCTTTTAGCTGCAGTCATTTTCCCGTAAATTTCATTGAAAAGCACAAGGGTAGGGGGGTAAAGTGGATCCTTGCGTTGGACAGTGATAAAGCAGGAACTGAAGCTGTGCATAAACATGCCAGAAAGTTGCGTATTATGGGAGAAAAATACGAAGTCTACCTACTTCCGGAAAATCAGGACTGGGACGACCTTCACCGAGCCGGAAAAATAGATAAAAAGTTCATGTCTGGTTGCCTATATCGCGGCAAGCTGATGATGGCTGAAACTGTGGAGGAATGTGCTTATATAAAATACGGAAGATTCACTTCCAGAAAATTCGTAATAAACTTTCGGAACCGTCTTTTCAGCGTTAAAATTGATATTGGAGCTCTAACGGAAGATCTGCAAAAAGTGGATGCTGTCATTGATAGTGATGATGGTTTTAAGTGCTTTTTATCTCATTGTGATGTCATAGAAATATGTAATCGAGATCCTCAATGCCTGTATCGTGAGGTCGATGATATACTTGATGAACAGTGGTATGTTTTTAAAATTAATTCACCTAAAGGCGAATCTGAGGTTGTACGTTTTGAGGGAACTAACATTGCTTCAGCAGATGCTTTTCACAAGGCATTGTTAAATAGAACTGGTGGCGGAATTTTTAATGGTTCACCTGCTGATATGCGGATCCTCACAGGGCGGTGGCTACGTAATCAGCTTCCTGTTGTGCGCTCCATTCCTTTTATCGGATATGATAGCAATGTTGAGGCCTATATTTATCCTTCTGCAGCCTTTCACAAAGGCCGTGCAATTGAGCTGAATGAAGATAAGTTCTTTAATCTGGGTAAAAGTTTTATCCGGCCGGGACTTAAGTCAATCAAAATATCTGCAGACGGTAAGTTTGATTCTCTCTGGTTTGATGATTTTCAAATGGCTTTCAGCTGGCAGGGAGTCGCGTTGCTTGCGTTCTGGCTTGGCTCACTATTCGTGCAGCAGATCCGCAAGGAACAGAAGTCTTTTCCATTCTTTGAGTTTACCGGCGATCCGGGGGCAGGAAAATCTACCGTACTTGAATTTCTTTGGAAACTGGTCGGTCGTGAAGGTTATGAAGGGTTTGATGTAATGAAAGCGACTGTGGCCGGACGGCGCAGGGCTTTTAATCAGCTATCAAATTTGCCCGTTGTAATTATTGAATCTGACCGTGAAAGTGGAATCAATGACGGTAAGCAGCGGCAGTTTAATTTTGATGAGTGCAAGCCGTTCTACAATGGACGTGGAACAGGAACGCTTGGAGTTGCCAGAAGAAATAACGATGTTGATGAATCCCTATTTCAGGCTTCGCTCATTATCTCTCAGAATGCAGAAGTTGATGGTAGTGAGGCTCTGCTTCAGCGTATAGTTCATTGCCATGCTGACAAGGCACACCATAGAGCAGGTACACGTGAAGTTGCAAGAAAGTTTGAAAGATTTACAGCCGAAGAAGTTAGCGGATTTCTTGCTGCAGCTCTTAAAAATGAGAAAAATATTTTAGCAACCTATTTTGAAGCTTTTGACCGCATCGAGGGGGAATTCTCCAAGGTGCTGCAAAATGAGCGTATAGCTAAGAATCATGCACAGATTGCCGCCTGTGGATATACTCTGAAAGTTTTATTCCCATCCATAACAGATCAGACAATTAAAAGTCTGCAAGGCTATTTGCGACATCGTGCAGTTCTGCGCGAGGATCGTCTTGCAGCTGATCATCCTCTGGTTGAACAGTTCTGGGAGACATACCGATATCTGAACTCAGAGACAGGAGCAGGACCGGAATACGCATTAAATCATAGTGCTGAACCTGGTTTGATAGCAGTGAACCTGAACCATTTTGTGCAAAGGTGTCGGGAAAAAGGGCAGGAACTTCCTGATATGAAGTCTCTTAAAAAACTTCTGCCTCAATCTAAAAAACATGAATTGGTAGATAAGGGCAGGGCAATTAATAGCTGTCTGAGCAATAAAACCGTTAGGTGCTGGATTTTTAAATCTAATAGTTATTTATAA
- a CDS encoding DUF2590 family protein: protein MFLDLLITNNDLVLDAGGNPEMVQDLACITQDICHMIRETGLLVDLVSNRDKRRTAENLIKIKIEVEDDIRIVPGTCQIVEVEGQPGTFNLTATAYDFGNLGFQIEV, encoded by the coding sequence ATGTTTTTAGATCTGCTTATAACAAATAATGACTTGGTGTTAGATGCCGGTGGCAATCCTGAAATGGTACAGGACCTTGCCTGCATCACTCAGGATATTTGTCATATGATCCGTGAAACTGGGCTGCTTGTTGATCTGGTATCGAATCGGGATAAGCGGCGTACAGCTGAAAATCTGATTAAGATCAAGATCGAAGTAGAAGATGATATTCGTATTGTGCCCGGAACTTGCCAAATAGTCGAAGTGGAAGGGCAACCAGGAACGTTCAACTTGACTGCAACTGCTTATGATTTTGGGAATCTGGGCTTTCAGATTGAGGTTTAA
- a CDS encoding putative phage tail assembly chaperone produces MIINVKVQDKKFDFDVELTVYNQYINEMMPNNKVTPAHNFLMRSIIPEHKDELAEMLKIPSASLQIAAAVVEEYTPDLEITVGK; encoded by the coding sequence ATGATCATTAATGTGAAAGTGCAAGATAAAAAATTTGATTTTGATGTAGAATTGACTGTTTACAATCAATACATCAATGAAATGATGCCTAATAATAAGGTTACTCCTGCACATAATTTTCTAATGCGTAGTATTATCCCCGAGCATAAAGATGAATTGGCTGAAATGCTTAAAATTCCCAGTGCATCTCTTCAGATTGCAGCCGCTGTTGTAGAGGAATACACACCTGACCTTGAAATTACGGTGGGAAAGTAG
- a CDS encoding phage protein, giving the protein MAQRLSGKNFDITLGDIQLHVEKASLSIEDNSSAAKDRGVPNGWVDGDVAASGDIEIDATNLKLISEAARAAGSYRELPDYDMLFFAKTGNEEKKVEAFGCHFKIESLLDIDPKGGEKDISKLQFEVTSPDFVRINGVPYLSEADTEGL; this is encoded by the coding sequence ATGGCACAGCGTTTAAGTGGGAAAAATTTTGATATTACACTGGGAGACATCCAGCTGCATGTAGAGAAGGCTTCTCTCAGTATTGAGGATAACAGCAGTGCTGCTAAAGATCGTGGTGTTCCTAATGGCTGGGTTGATGGTGATGTTGCTGCATCTGGAGATATTGAAATTGATGCAACCAATCTAAAGCTCATTTCTGAAGCTGCTCGTGCAGCTGGAAGTTATAGAGAGTTGCCTGATTACGATATGCTTTTCTTCGCTAAGACAGGCAATGAAGAAAAAAAAGTTGAAGCATTTGGGTGCCATTTTAAGATTGAATCGTTGCTGGATATTGATCCCAAGGGTGGAGAAAAAGATATCAGCAAACTTCAGTTTGAAGTTACCAGCCCTGATTTCGTGCGTATTAACGGAGTTCCTTACTTGTCTGAAGCTGATACAGAAGGGCTGTAA
- a CDS encoding TraR/DksA C4-type zinc finger protein gives MDFADSAQIQEELLRQIALAEPELKKNRFSKLHCESCGRSIPEPRRAALPGVSYCINCKKQMERGDGKAQRY, from the coding sequence ATGGATTTTGCTGATTCAGCACAAATTCAGGAAGAACTTTTAAGACAAATAGCACTTGCTGAACCTGAACTTAAAAAAAACAGGTTCAGCAAACTCCATTGTGAAAGTTGTGGACGATCTATTCCTGAACCAAGAAGGGCAGCCCTTCCCGGAGTAAGTTACTGCATAAATTGTAAGAAGCAAATGGAGAGAGGGGATGGCAAGGCCCAGAGGTATTAG
- a CDS encoding phage tail protein: MKLFKNFSEFLLNVSGVQPEQLEGCTDSGELEFSGKDLGNCMEIGRFRYEGVFTVVNFQGDINLLLSQIIAWLDDNDTERSNLNLPDPELVISLLENDSVKVELSVFFEEPLIVVPDVGGPIIWNGRKWAVSELDVDIATELVGMKTELAINYQPDQTSIGV; encoded by the coding sequence ATGAAACTGTTTAAGAATTTTTCAGAATTTTTACTGAACGTTTCCGGTGTGCAGCCTGAACAGCTGGAAGGCTGTACTGACAGCGGCGAGCTTGAATTCAGCGGCAAAGATCTCGGAAATTGTATGGAGATAGGCCGCTTTAGATATGAAGGAGTTTTCACAGTTGTAAACTTTCAGGGAGATATCAATTTATTGTTATCTCAAATCATTGCATGGCTGGACGATAACGATACCGAAAGGTCAAACTTGAACCTTCCAGATCCAGAACTTGTTATCTCCTTGCTTGAAAATGATAGTGTGAAGGTTGAACTCTCCGTATTTTTTGAAGAGCCACTTATTGTGGTCCCTGATGTTGGTGGACCTATTATCTGGAATGGCAGGAAATGGGCAGTCAGCGAGTTGGATGTTGATATCGCTACAGAGCTGGTTGGTATGAAAACAGAGCTGGCCATCAACTATCAGCCAGATCAAACGAGCATAGGAGTTTAA
- a CDS encoding DUF6890 family protein, which translates to MQLQVLCCRWFPGQEVTEESMAEALWLEQDFWEKMSVAVSNGISKAFRG; encoded by the coding sequence ATGCAGCTACAGGTTCTTTGTTGTCGGTGGTTCCCCGGGCAAGAGGTTACGGAGGAATCCATGGCTGAAGCTCTTTGGTTGGAACAGGATTTTTGGGAAAAGATGAGCGTAGCAGTCAGTAACGGAATTTCAAAAGCTTTCAGAGGTTGA
- a CDS encoding tyrosine-type recombinase/integrase, with protein MSVRQRKDGYWLVDFRDELGKMRCRSFGKGSKGRKLATEFDLEIKFKKSKGEQLPIHRTGGIYLDELCQIWINEKKVQGRKTGWLKDWASVFNKTFAPELTNVPCNMLTQADIMKVLAKHYVDSAQSTRNRYIGYLRAILQYGQDHEHIKKNPLALWQKGKEQSRQSMLTLKDLRKIQKYAPDHLAWAIDAAWNIPVRPGKMDFFSLRYDTNVDFSKGTIKVYHTKVNKWATVHCSKDFLRKLYIARLTNISGHIVEYKGKPVTHMKSSLENASGPKGANLPYPVCLYDIRHLWITTMINHGVEFSTIAYLAGTSVRMIHQNYYEPHSADRMNAAEKLPQL; from the coding sequence ATGAGTGTCAGGCAAAGAAAAGATGGGTACTGGCTTGTTGACTTCCGAGATGAACTCGGAAAAATGCGCTGTAGGTCTTTCGGAAAAGGATCAAAAGGAAGAAAATTAGCCACAGAGTTTGACCTTGAAATTAAATTTAAAAAATCCAAGGGAGAACAACTACCAATCCACCGAACTGGCGGAATATACTTAGATGAACTCTGCCAGATCTGGATCAACGAAAAAAAAGTACAGGGCAGAAAAACAGGCTGGCTTAAAGACTGGGCCAGTGTTTTTAACAAAACATTCGCACCAGAACTGACCAACGTCCCCTGTAATATGCTGACACAAGCCGATATCATGAAAGTTCTGGCCAAGCATTATGTCGATTCTGCCCAATCCACACGCAATAGATACATAGGCTACTTACGAGCAATCCTCCAATACGGCCAAGATCATGAACACATAAAGAAAAATCCCCTTGCTCTATGGCAAAAAGGAAAAGAGCAAAGCCGGCAATCAATGCTAACTCTAAAAGACCTTCGCAAGATTCAAAAATATGCGCCGGATCATTTAGCCTGGGCAATTGATGCAGCATGGAACATTCCAGTCAGGCCGGGGAAAATGGATTTCTTCTCACTGCGCTATGATACAAATGTAGATTTTAGCAAAGGAACCATAAAAGTTTACCATACCAAAGTTAACAAATGGGCAACAGTCCATTGTTCAAAAGATTTTTTAAGGAAGCTCTACATAGCAAGGCTTACAAATATAAGCGGGCATATTGTTGAATACAAAGGAAAGCCTGTCACCCACATGAAAAGTTCTCTAGAAAATGCCTCCGGCCCCAAAGGGGCAAATCTGCCTTACCCAGTATGTCTATATGATATCCGCCACCTCTGGATTACAACTATGATTAACCATGGAGTTGAATTCTCAACGATAGCCTACTTAGCCGGAACCAGCGTGAGAATGATTCATCAAAACTATTACGAACCGCACTCAGCGGATAGAATGAACGCAGCTGAAAAGCTTCCACAGTTATAA
- a CDS encoding ogr/Delta-like zinc finger family protein, whose protein sequence is MSVRVYCIKCGYVGRIESSSQEAETVKRLYCCCTNPECGHSWAMELSFSHTLSPSALDLPEQLRQKIRKAGPAEQMHLFTEMGEGFGKM, encoded by the coding sequence GTGAGTGTAAGAGTTTATTGCATAAAATGCGGATATGTTGGTAGGATTGAATCAAGTTCACAAGAAGCAGAGACAGTAAAGAGACTATACTGCTGCTGTACAAATCCAGAATGTGGGCATAGCTGGGCAATGGAACTTTCTTTTTCACATACATTAAGCCCTTCTGCTCTGGATCTACCAGAGCAACTACGCCAGAAAATTAGAAAGGCAGGTCCGGCTGAACAGATGCATTTATTTACGGAAATGGGTGAAGGCTTCGGAAAAATGTAA
- a CDS encoding DUF4145 domain-containing protein: MNLKNKVAAITENSFNCPHCEVFSIQHWERVFIKKNNEVNIFSKFDEESFLPHSDLIKIFPKSNSEMNHAVDPLHEFIKKTNSGLVFYQKTSKSEFCVTTIENLYISKCFACKKIAIWAHDKLVYPAQKYQVEANSDLPDDILVDFEEARAIVDDSPRGAAALLRLAIQKLCKHLGKPGKKINDDIASLVNDGLSPKIQQALDLVRVVGNDAVHPGELNLNDNKAIAYKLFDFVNIIAEEMISRPKEIEDLYNGLPASKLEGIEKRDNGKKK; this comes from the coding sequence ATGAATCTAAAAAATAAAGTTGCAGCTATTACTGAGAATTCTTTCAATTGTCCTCATTGCGAAGTATTTTCGATTCAACATTGGGAAAGAGTTTTTATAAAAAAAAATAATGAGGTAAATATATTTTCTAAATTTGATGAAGAATCTTTTTTGCCTCATAGTGATTTGATTAAAATATTTCCTAAATCGAACTCAGAAATGAATCATGCTGTAGATCCTTTACATGAATTTATTAAAAAAACGAATTCTGGTTTAGTCTTTTACCAAAAAACAAGTAAATCTGAATTCTGTGTAACAACAATAGAAAATTTATATATTAGTAAATGTTTTGCCTGTAAGAAGATTGCGATATGGGCGCATGACAAACTTGTATATCCTGCTCAAAAATATCAAGTTGAAGCAAACTCAGATCTTCCTGATGATATTCTAGTCGATTTCGAGGAAGCCAGAGCTATTGTTGATGATTCTCCCAGAGGTGCAGCAGCTTTACTGCGTCTTGCAATTCAAAAGCTGTGTAAGCATCTTGGAAAACCCGGTAAAAAAATTAATGATGATATTGCTAGTCTTGTAAATGATGGATTGTCCCCTAAGATCCAGCAAGCGCTGGATCTTGTCCGAGTTGTAGGGAATGATGCAGTTCATCCTGGTGAGTTAAATCTTAATGACAATAAGGCGATAGCCTATAAACTTTTTGATTTTGTTAATATAATTGCTGAAGAAATGATCTCACGTCCTAAAGAAATTGAAGATTTGTACAATGGCCTCCCAGCCTCTAAGCTTGAAGGCATTGAAAAACGAGATAATGGTAAAAAGAAATAG
- a CDS encoding DUF2586 domain-containing protein — protein sequence MLGKVQVNNLNLFQGEFDEVERYFLFVGRGAGTNEGKLVTVNTDTDLGEVLGEESFLRTQIEAAKANAGQNWNACVYPLADAESWSEAVDKCMELVSVEAVVVTDAVADSTAVEAYQAKAESIMGKYMRPLFFIGTSRAMTAEENWTDFATHLKGLVAGVAADQVMIVPTLWGMDLGALAGRLCNQAVTVADSPMRVATGALVGSWSAKPADKDGRTIDMSILQDLESARLSVPQWYPDYPGLYWADGNMLDVPAGDYQCVENLRVVQKAMRRVYVLAVARIADRKLNSTPASIAANQTYFMRPLREMSRAVEIMGIQFPGEVKPPKESDITINWKTKYQVEIYLVVTPYNCPKSITCNLLLDLSNQAEA from the coding sequence ATGCTAGGCAAAGTACAAGTTAATAATCTTAATTTATTTCAAGGCGAATTTGATGAAGTAGAACGCTACTTCCTTTTTGTCGGACGTGGCGCGGGAACTAATGAGGGCAAGTTGGTTACTGTCAACACTGACACTGATCTTGGAGAAGTTCTGGGCGAAGAAAGTTTTTTGAGAACTCAGATTGAAGCAGCAAAGGCAAATGCAGGGCAGAACTGGAATGCTTGCGTTTATCCGCTTGCAGATGCTGAAAGCTGGTCCGAAGCAGTTGATAAGTGCATGGAACTGGTCAGTGTTGAAGCTGTTGTGGTAACTGATGCTGTAGCGGACAGTACCGCAGTTGAAGCATATCAGGCTAAGGCTGAGTCCATCATGGGCAAATATATGCGCCCTTTGTTTTTTATAGGAACCAGCAGAGCTATGACTGCCGAAGAAAACTGGACTGATTTTGCAACTCACCTGAAAGGACTGGTTGCAGGTGTAGCAGCTGATCAGGTTATGATTGTCCCCACTCTATGGGGTATGGACCTTGGAGCACTTGCAGGAAGACTCTGCAATCAAGCTGTTACTGTAGCTGATTCTCCTATGCGTGTGGCAACCGGTGCATTGGTTGGATCATGGTCTGCAAAGCCAGCTGACAAGGATGGCCGAACAATTGATATGTCCATTTTGCAGGATCTTGAAAGTGCAAGACTGTCCGTTCCTCAGTGGTATCCTGATTATCCTGGTCTGTACTGGGCAGATGGCAACATGCTTGATGTCCCTGCCGGTGATTATCAGTGTGTAGAAAATCTGCGAGTGGTTCAGAAGGCAATGCGCAGGGTTTACGTGCTGGCCGTTGCCAGAATAGCAGACCGGAAACTCAATTCTACTCCGGCAAGTATTGCGGCAAATCAGACCTATTTTATGCGTCCTTTGCGCGAAATGAGCAGGGCTGTTGAAATCATGGGTATTCAGTTTCCCGGTGAAGTGAAACCACCTAAAGAATCCGATATTACAATTAACTGGAAAACTAAATATCAGGTTGAAATCTACTTGGTTGTTACTCCATACAACTGTCCTAAATCTATTACTTGTAATCTTTTGCTGGATCTATCCAATCAGGCGGAGGCGTAA